One segment of candidate division WOR-3 bacterium DNA contains the following:
- a CDS encoding divergent PAP2 family protein: MIREVISNDILLKTLLVGLIAQIIKSILYSFKFKRWNWKWLTETGGMPSSHTASTFALTTMVGIREGFRSPLFAVTAFFTFIVMYDAAGLRRAAGRQAQILNKIMDEFSHTGKIKEERLRELLGHTPFEVIVGAVLGIFFGLIFV; this comes from the coding sequence ATGATAAGAGAAGTAATTTCAAATGATATACTCCTAAAAACTCTTCTTGTAGGATTAATTGCACAGATAATAAAATCAATTCTTTATTCATTTAAATTTAAAAGATGGAACTGGAAATGGCTAACAGAAACAGGTGGTATGCCTTCTTCTCATACAGCATCCACCTTTGCTTTAACCACAATGGTTGGAATTAGGGAAGGTTTTAGGTCACCTTTATTTGCTGTAACTGCTTTTTTTACTTTTATTGTTATGTATGATGCTGCTGGTTTAAGAAGAGCTGCAGGCAGACAAGCACAGATCTTGAATAAAATAATGGATGAATTTTCTCATACAGGTAAAATTAAAGAAGAAAGGTTAAGAGAACTTTTAGGTCATACTCCTTTTGAAGTAATCGTTGGAGCAGTTCTCGGCATTTTTTTTGGATTGATTTTTGTTTAG
- a CDS encoding DUF6569 family protein: protein MKKIEIGEPVFQRNLLMYPLYRKDNGDFKENIKTIDEAYNEGFGKFEELKEPSVNKIIFKNSGSFPVFAIDGEEVIGAFQNRVINTAFFSEPNTVIEVPVSCVEERRWEGGRSFSSSGVALYPSLRAILLKTTNKSLSLNKTYYSDQSIVWKSVKNTLSSLKITSGTLSIHDAFKGYESQIEWYLENLDLSDVSGLVAFAGDKFICMDLFVSPYIFEKFKKKILRGYALDAILLRDRPTDFINKDKVKEIIEKVIRIKMKKFNGVGKGIEYRGEGESLIVRGFKKKEEEDFLHLAVFPDIKL from the coding sequence ATGAAAAAAATAGAAATTGGAGAACCTGTATTCCAAAGAAACCTATTGATGTATCCCTTATATAGAAAGGATAACGGAGATTTTAAAGAAAATATAAAAACAATTGATGAGGCTTATAATGAAGGTTTTGGGAAATTTGAAGAATTAAAGGAGCCTTCTGTGAACAAGATAATTTTTAAAAATAGTGGAAGTTTCCCTGTTTTTGCTATTGATGGAGAAGAAGTAATAGGTGCTTTTCAAAACAGGGTAATTAATACCGCTTTTTTTTCCGAACCAAATACTGTAATAGAAGTTCCTGTTTCTTGTGTTGAAGAGAGAAGGTGGGAAGGTGGAAGAAGTTTTAGCTCTTCAGGAGTAGCTTTATATCCCAGTTTAAGGGCTATCCTTTTAAAAACCACAAATAAGAGCTTATCTTTGAATAAGACCTATTATTCAGATCAGAGTATAGTCTGGAAAAGTGTTAAAAATACTCTTAGTTCTCTTAAGATTACTTCCGGAACTTTATCCATTCATGATGCTTTTAAAGGATATGAATCCCAGATTGAATGGTACTTAGAAAATCTTGATTTAAGTGATGTAAGTGGTTTAGTCGCTTTTGCTGGTGATAAATTTATATGTATGGATCTTTTTGTTTCTCCTTATATTTTTGAAAAATTCAAGAAAAAAATTTTAAGAGGCTATGCTCTTGATGCAATACTCTTAAGGGACCGTCCTACTGATTTTATAAATAAGGATAAGGTTAAAGAGATAATTGAGAAAGTCATAAGAATAAAAATGAAAAAATTTAATGGAGTTGGAAAGGGTATTGAATATAGGGGTGAAGGTGAAAGTTTAATAGTAAGGGGATTTAAGAAAAAAGAAGAAGAGGATTTTTTACATTTAGCAGTTTTCCCAGATATAAAATTATAA
- the cdaA gene encoding diadenylate cyclase CdaA — MDFLNIRIFDLIDILILSFFSYFIIRLFRGTRAGFMFLGVFILLLLAFISFIFDLAGTKLFFNGLKTIGLIAFIIIFQPEIRRLLTSFGRLPLLKGEKINEEKIEEIINTLVKASFSLRDKGYGAIIVLEGRMVLSEYTDKALFVDAKISEPLFLAIFNPISPVHDGACVIKDDRIKFVRCILPVSDSPLIDISLGTRHRAAIGITEQSDCFTIVVSEEKREVSFAYQGKLIRRVTRDTLRRNLEVFYKGRL; from the coding sequence TTGGATTTTTTAAATATAAGAATCTTTGATCTTATAGATATTTTAATTTTGTCCTTTTTCTCTTATTTTATTATAAGACTATTCAGGGGTACAAGGGCTGGTTTTATGTTTCTGGGTGTTTTTATTTTATTATTGCTTGCTTTTATTTCTTTCATATTTGATTTAGCTGGAACAAAGTTATTTTTTAATGGTTTGAAAACAATCGGTTTGATTGCCTTTATAATAATATTCCAACCAGAAATAAGAAGACTCCTCACGAGTTTTGGACGGTTGCCGCTTTTAAAAGGAGAAAAAATTAACGAGGAAAAAATTGAAGAAATAATAAATACCCTTGTTAAGGCTAGTTTTTCTCTAAGAGATAAAGGCTATGGTGCAATAATTGTATTAGAGGGGAGGATGGTTTTAAGCGAATACACTGATAAGGCTTTATTCGTGGATGCAAAAATTTCTGAACCATTGTTTCTTGCTATTTTTAATCCGATTTCGCCTGTGCATGACGGGGCATGTGTTATAAAGGATGACAGAATAAAATTTGTAAGGTGTATTCTACCGGTCTCTGATTCACCACTTATAGATATTTCTCTTGGAACAAGACACCGGGCTGCTATTGGTATAACAGAACAGAGTGATTGTTTTACAATTGTTGTTTCCGAAGAAAAAAGAGAGGTTTCTTTTGCTTACCAGGGAAAGTTGATAAGAAGAGTTACAAGGGATACTTTAAGAAGGAATCTTGAAGTCTTTTATAAGGGAAGGTTATAG
- the hflX gene encoding GTPase HflX — protein MKEEKTVLVAVFSPKEKEISSYKLQELESLVKSAGAIITSEVIQFRDKIDPEFYIGKGKLMEIKEKIEKNGALSVIFGCDLLPRQTRNLENFLKIKVIDRTELIMDIFAKHAKTSESKIQVELAQLTYRLSKLRGMGQWLSRLGGGIGTRGPGEKILEVKRRNIMLRIKYLKEKLKDIEKQRNVQSKKRKNFFKICLVGYTNAGKTSILNLIAKEKAETRDALFVTLDALTRKFYIENVPVIISDTVGFIENIPLSIIHSFKSTLKVIEDADLLLHVVDISNQRKEEHINSVNKILEDMNVLKKDTIYVFNKYDLFFEEEEKVYLKNKYTPCVFISAKTGENINLLLDKIKFYALKFKSKIKI, from the coding sequence TTGAAAGAAGAAAAAACAGTTTTAGTTGCAGTATTCAGTCCCAAGGAAAAAGAAATATCAAGTTATAAATTACAAGAGCTTGAAAGTCTTGTAAAATCTGCAGGAGCAATAATTACTTCAGAAGTTATACAATTTAGAGATAAAATTGATCCAGAATTTTATATTGGCAAAGGGAAATTAATGGAAATTAAAGAAAAAATTGAAAAAAATGGCGCTCTAAGTGTGATTTTTGGTTGTGACCTCTTACCAAGACAGACAAGAAATCTTGAAAATTTCCTAAAAATTAAAGTCATCGATAGAACAGAGTTAATAATGGATATTTTTGCAAAACATGCAAAAACAAGTGAATCAAAAATTCAGGTTGAACTGGCTCAACTTACATACAGATTAAGCAAATTAAGGGGAATGGGACAATGGCTTTCAAGACTCGGTGGAGGTATAGGAACAAGGGGACCGGGTGAAAAAATCCTTGAAGTGAAAAGAAGAAATATAATGCTTAGAATAAAATATTTAAAGGAAAAATTAAAAGATATTGAAAAACAGAGAAATGTTCAAAGTAAAAAAAGAAAAAATTTTTTTAAAATATGTTTAGTTGGATATACCAATGCAGGTAAAACCTCAATCCTGAACTTAATTGCTAAAGAAAAAGCAGAAACAAGAGATGCACTCTTTGTTACTTTAGATGCACTTACAAGAAAATTTTACATTGAGAATGTTCCTGTTATTATAAGTGATACAGTCGGTTTTATAGAAAATATACCTTTAAGTATTATTCATTCTTTTAAGTCAACACTCAAAGTAATAGAAGATGCAGATTTACTTTTACATGTTGTTGATATTTCAAATCAAAGGAAGGAAGAACATATAAACTCTGTAAATAAAATCCTTGAAGATATGAATGTTTTAAAAAAGGATACTATTTATGTATTCAACAAGTATGATTTATTTTTTGAGGAGGAAGAAAAAGTATATCTGAAGAATAAATATACTCCATGTGTTTTCATCTCAGCAAAAACAGGAGAAAATATAAATTTACTTCTTGACAAAATTAAATTTTATGCTTTAAAATTTAAAAGTAAAATTAAAATTTAA
- the lon gene encoding endopeptidase La produces MRKLPLIPLREVVLFPNSIYPLILGREFSKNALEEALKTKEKELIFLAQKDPSVNDPEIKDLYPVGTLGRVLTEFKSPEGNYRIVVEGIERVKILNIIFNGKFYEAEFEIYERNLIENERAYQLARIITENFRTLTGFLPGFPEDLLAHLFSKRKPVEIADFVSTHLPVKAEVKQELLEIDNLLKYLEELNKKIIEEIEFRKLKIEIEEKTREELQKSQKQVFLHEQMKQIQKELGYREGDEIQILKEKIEKSGMPEDVKEHALKELRKLEITPSISPEAAVIRTYLDWLISMPWNKRTKDTLDLKKAKKILDEDHYGLFEPKNRILEYLSILKLKGKITGQILCFVGPPGSGKTSLAKSISKALGRKFVRMSLGGIRDEAEIRGHRRTYVGALPGRIIQGIKKAGSKNPVFLLDEIDKVGMDYRGDPYAALMEVLDPDVNKHFVDHYLEVEFDLSEVLFITTANSLYKIPLALRDRMEIINLPGYSEFEKLMIAKKHLIKRILEEVNLNPKYFSIEDSAILEIIRKYTREAGVRELERKLSRVIRYAAKNFVEKGEATSVDKKDLSKILGPAIYTTIESERKLKPGVAYGLAWTEYGGDIMRIEVLLMEGKGELTLTGQLGDVLKESVYASISYLRSMSKIYNLPKDFHKKYDIHLHIPEGAIPKDGPSAGLAIVLAILSALIKKELPSDTAFTGEITLTGEVLRIGGLEEKINAAKRGGIKRILLPEDSKSDVKKARRELKEGIDFCYIKTINEAINIVFPDLIKNKIKSGEFSHIVSFKS; encoded by the coding sequence ATGAGAAAATTACCTTTAATTCCTCTGCGTGAAGTTGTGCTTTTTCCTAACTCTATATATCCACTTATATTAGGAAGAGAGTTTTCTAAAAATGCACTTGAAGAAGCTTTAAAAACAAAGGAAAAAGAACTCATTTTTTTAGCACAGAAAGACCCCTCTGTTAATGATCCTGAAATAAAGGATTTATATCCTGTTGGAACCTTAGGAAGAGTTTTAACTGAATTTAAATCACCGGAAGGAAATTACAGAATTGTTGTAGAAGGTATTGAAAGGGTAAAAATTTTAAACATTATTTTTAATGGGAAATTTTATGAAGCAGAGTTTGAAATTTATGAGAGGAATTTAATTGAAAATGAAAGAGCCTACCAGCTTGCAAGAATAATAACAGAAAATTTCAGAACCCTCACAGGCTTTTTACCAGGATTTCCAGAGGACCTTCTCGCTCATTTGTTTTCAAAAAGAAAACCAGTAGAAATTGCAGATTTTGTATCAACACATCTCCCTGTTAAAGCAGAAGTTAAACAGGAGCTTCTTGAAATTGATAATTTACTTAAATATCTTGAAGAATTAAATAAAAAAATTATTGAGGAAATTGAATTTAGAAAATTAAAAATTGAAATAGAAGAAAAAACAAGAGAAGAATTACAGAAGAGTCAGAAACAAGTATTTCTTCATGAGCAAATGAAGCAAATTCAAAAGGAACTCGGATATAGAGAAGGAGATGAAATTCAAATATTAAAAGAAAAGATTGAAAAATCAGGTATGCCAGAGGATGTAAAAGAGCATGCCCTTAAAGAGCTCAGAAAACTTGAAATAACACCTTCTATTTCACCTGAAGCAGCTGTTATAAGAACCTATCTTGATTGGCTAATTTCAATGCCATGGAACAAAAGAACAAAAGATACTCTTGATTTGAAAAAAGCAAAGAAAATTCTTGATGAAGACCACTATGGTCTTTTTGAACCAAAAAATAGAATTTTAGAATACCTATCAATTTTAAAATTAAAGGGAAAAATTACAGGACAGATTCTTTGTTTTGTTGGACCCCCAGGTTCAGGTAAAACATCTCTTGCAAAATCAATATCTAAAGCTCTTGGAAGAAAATTTGTAAGGATGTCCCTTGGTGGAATAAGGGATGAAGCTGAGATAAGGGGGCATAGAAGAACCTATGTAGGAGCTCTTCCTGGAAGAATAATTCAGGGCATAAAAAAAGCAGGCTCAAAGAATCCAGTCTTTCTTTTAGATGAAATTGATAAAGTGGGAATGGACTATAGAGGTGATCCTTATGCCGCACTTATGGAAGTTCTTGATCCAGATGTAAACAAACATTTTGTTGATCATTATCTTGAAGTTGAGTTTGATTTATCAGAGGTACTCTTTATAACAACAGCTAACTCTTTATATAAGATTCCACTTGCTTTAAGGGATAGAATGGAAATCATAAATTTACCTGGTTACTCTGAATTTGAAAAATTGATGATTGCCAAAAAACATCTTATTAAAAGAATTCTTGAAGAAGTAAATTTAAATCCAAAATATTTTTCTATAGAAGATAGTGCTATACTTGAAATAATCAGAAAATACACAAGAGAAGCCGGTGTGAGGGAATTAGAAAGAAAACTTTCCAGGGTAATAAGATATGCTGCTAAAAATTTTGTAGAGAAAGGTGAAGCTACTTCTGTTGATAAAAAAGACCTATCCAAAATTCTTGGACCTGCAATATATACAACAATCGAAAGTGAAAGAAAATTAAAACCGGGTGTAGCTTATGGACTTGCATGGACAGAGTATGGTGGAGATATAATGAGAATTGAAGTTTTACTTATGGAAGGAAAGGGAGAATTAACATTAACAGGGCAACTGGGGGATGTTTTAAAGGAATCAGTCTATGCTTCTATCAGTTATTTAAGGTCAATGAGTAAAATTTACAATTTACCAAAAGATTTTCACAAAAAGTATGATATTCATTTACACATACCTGAAGGAGCAATACCAAAGGATGGACCTTCAGCCGGTCTTGCAATTGTTCTTGCTATATTATCTGCACTTATTAAAAAAGAATTACCCTCTGATACAGCCTTTACAGGTGAAATCACTCTAACTGGTGAGGTTTTAAGAATAGGCGGACTTGAAGAAAAAATAAATGCTGCTAAAAGAGGTGGAATAAAAAGAATTCTTCTTCCTGAGGATTCAAAATCTGATGTTAAAAAAGCGAGAAGAGAATTAAAAGAAGGTATTGATTTTTGTTATATTAAAACTATAAATGAAGCAATCAATATAGTTTTTCCAGATTTAATTAAGAATAAAATAAAATCAGGAGAATTTTCCCATATTGTTTCCTTTAAATCTTGA